A portion of the Pedobacter cryoconitis genome contains these proteins:
- a CDS encoding MarR family winged helix-turn-helix transcriptional regulator — translation MEDANNYERLIFKQVYILKRHTDKAATTHLANLVHSDFNMTFMPYFMNIGHGGISNHDLVNKIMVTKQGVSKTVKELERLGLTYTRKSETDARSIMIFLTEKGKQLHDTICQMADDMTAEYINLIGARKYEQFIDTLIKISKWHEEQEKLL, via the coding sequence ATGGAAGATGCGAACAATTATGAAAGGTTAATTTTCAAACAGGTCTATATTTTAAAGCGGCATACTGATAAAGCGGCCACCACCCATTTAGCGAACTTAGTACATAGTGATTTCAATATGACCTTTATGCCTTATTTTATGAATATTGGTCATGGCGGGATTTCTAATCATGACCTGGTAAACAAGATCATGGTAACGAAGCAGGGCGTGAGTAAAACAGTAAAGGAACTGGAAAGATTAGGTTTGACTTATACACGGAAAAGTGAAACTGATGCAAGATCAATCATGATCTTCCTGACCGAAAAAGGAAAGCAACTCCATGATACGATCTGTCAAATGGCAGATGACATGACTGCAGAATATATAAATTTAATTGGTGCCAGAAAATATGAACAATTCATAGATACGTTGATCAAAATTTCAAAATGGCATGAAGAGCAGGAAAAATTGCTATAA
- a CDS encoding tetratricopeptide repeat protein, giving the protein MNDDIRMAVSLPQELENEVFELSDLACELLEEGKVEEALEKIKLAWDKVPGTKFNTSVSHLILCALIPILNTAGQYKEALHLAKEWITDLETSGYKIYHTIPYILHGETLLFLKDADAAKESFYQAVKYGAKKRDFSDQAAFYLEVAQKKLNDNQEIMALFQEKVLSRSVTILRPEIVELAEEVSARIEELSEQGNELFEEEKYQECIEVWSAALALIPEPQNSYGEAFWLETSIGDCYFMLKDFEQSLVHFLNAKGNIESNAYENPFVMLRLGELFLEGDHFNDAKEFLLRAYMLEGEEIFKTEDEKYFVFLKQNVELNKPG; this is encoded by the coding sequence ATGAATGATGATATACGTATGGCAGTTTCTCTGCCTCAGGAGTTAGAAAACGAAGTGTTTGAATTAAGCGACCTGGCTTGTGAATTACTAGAGGAAGGTAAAGTTGAAGAAGCATTAGAAAAAATAAAGCTTGCCTGGGATAAAGTGCCGGGAACAAAGTTTAATACTTCCGTGTCTCATCTGATCTTATGCGCTTTAATTCCTATTTTAAATACAGCAGGTCAATATAAGGAGGCATTGCACTTGGCTAAAGAATGGATAACAGATCTGGAAACCTCTGGTTACAAAATCTATCATACTATACCTTATATCTTACACGGGGAAACCTTATTATTTCTTAAAGATGCAGATGCAGCAAAAGAATCTTTTTATCAGGCCGTAAAGTATGGTGCTAAAAAAAGAGATTTTAGTGATCAGGCTGCTTTTTATCTGGAGGTTGCTCAAAAGAAACTGAATGACAATCAGGAGATTATGGCACTCTTTCAGGAGAAAGTTTTGTCCCGTTCTGTGACCATATTAAGACCTGAAATCGTGGAGCTTGCTGAAGAGGTCAGTGCGCGTATTGAAGAATTAAGTGAACAGGGAAACGAGTTGTTTGAGGAAGAAAAGTATCAGGAATGTATTGAGGTTTGGAGTGCGGCTTTGGCCTTGATTCCTGAACCCCAAAACTCCTATGGCGAAGCTTTCTGGCTGGAAACTTCTATCGGAGACTGTTATTTTATGTTGAAGGATTTCGAGCAGTCACTGGTACACTTTTTAAATGCAAAAGGGAATATAGAGTCCAATGCATACGAAAATCCATTTGTGATGTTGCGTTTAGGGGAGTTGTTTTTAGAAGGGGATCATTTTAATGATGCCAAAGAATTCCTGCTCCGGGCTTATATGTTGGAAGGGGAAGAAATATTTAAAACAGAAGATGAGAAGTATTTTGTGTTTTTAAAACAAAATGTTGAACTCAATAAGCCCGGTTAA
- a CDS encoding winged helix-turn-helix transcriptional regulator, which produces MPEFFHDKKLYYTPIEFALKHIGGTWKMPILWRLQTNILRYGELKKDIPHITHKMLASQLRELEDKQLIERTVYPVVPPKVEYKITAKGLKAIPVIEHIMKYGYELIQEAGIEYPPKI; this is translated from the coding sequence ATGCCAGAATTTTTTCACGATAAAAAACTATACTATACTCCAATTGAATTTGCCTTAAAACATATTGGAGGGACATGGAAAATGCCTATTCTCTGGAGGCTTCAGACTAATATTCTCAGATATGGAGAATTGAAAAAAGATATTCCGCATATCACGCACAAAATGCTGGCGAGTCAGTTGCGGGAACTGGAAGATAAACAACTTATTGAACGGACGGTTTATCCCGTTGTCCCACCTAAAGTTGAATATAAGATTACTGCTAAAGGATTAAAAGCAATCCCGGTAATTGAGCATATTATGAAGTATGGTTATGAACTAATCCAGGAAGCAGGTATTGAATATCCACCAAAGATTTAA
- a CDS encoding SDR family NAD(P)-dependent oxidoreductase yields MDLHLDSKTAFISGSTQGIGFAIAKQLVKEGVSIILNGRNQQKLDLAIQSLQKEYPDSNISGIVADFSNGDEVKVLIAALPPVDILINNVGIFELKSFGTITDAEWTRFFEVNVMSGVRLSRALLPKMLDKNWGRVIFISSESGINIPENMIHYGMTKTALLSISNGLAKLTKGSQVTVNTILGGPTYSDGVAEAIVQIAHAQNQDPEQLKAYISTSTNPTSLLQRFIEPEEIASLAVYLSSPLSIATNGASLRADGGVLTGI; encoded by the coding sequence ATGGATTTACATTTAGATTCAAAAACAGCATTTATCAGCGGTTCTACGCAAGGTATCGGCTTTGCGATAGCCAAACAGTTAGTAAAGGAAGGCGTAAGCATTATTCTTAATGGGCGTAACCAACAAAAATTAGACCTGGCTATACAAAGTTTGCAAAAGGAATATCCTGATAGTAATATTTCAGGAATTGTGGCCGATTTTTCTAATGGAGACGAAGTTAAGGTATTAATCGCTGCATTACCTCCTGTTGATATTCTGATCAATAATGTGGGGATTTTTGAACTCAAATCTTTTGGGACTATAACAGATGCTGAGTGGACGAGGTTCTTCGAGGTCAATGTAATGAGCGGAGTAAGGCTTTCGCGTGCGTTGTTACCCAAAATGCTGGATAAGAACTGGGGCAGGGTGATTTTTATCAGCAGTGAGTCTGGGATTAATATTCCTGAAAATATGATTCATTATGGGATGACTAAAACGGCATTGCTTTCGATAAGTAATGGTTTGGCCAAATTAACGAAGGGCAGTCAGGTTACAGTAAATACCATATTAGGCGGGCCAACTTATTCGGATGGAGTAGCAGAGGCTATAGTGCAAATTGCTCATGCTCAAAATCAGGATCCAGAGCAGCTTAAAGCCTATATCAGTACAAGTACCAATCCGACCTCTTTGCTGCAGCGTTTCATCGAACCGGAAGAAATTGCCAGCCTTGCTGTTTATCTTTCGAGCCCTTTGTCGATTGCTACAAACGGCGCCAGTTTACGAGCAGATGGTGGTGTACTAACAGGCATTTAA
- a CDS encoding TetR/AcrR family transcriptional regulator yields MKGRPVTFDNEEVILKAQKIFWEKGYTATSLADLLTTTGMGSGSFYNTFKGGKKELFRKAIQQRREAFLQFKTELNNNESPIDLIKDFFRSIAAADKQTHLQGCLISNTVTEMTFVDIDLENEAIAILKDVEKMFAAAIEKGQRDGHIKNQTDPLILGRYLVTFWNGLNVTRRMYPDNKVLQKQIEMQLDIIS; encoded by the coding sequence ATGAAAGGAAGACCAGTTACTTTTGACAACGAAGAGGTGATCTTAAAAGCCCAGAAAATTTTTTGGGAAAAGGGATATACAGCCACTTCACTTGCCGATTTGCTGACTACCACTGGTATGGGCAGCGGCAGTTTCTACAATACTTTTAAAGGGGGGAAAAAGGAGCTCTTTAGAAAAGCGATACAGCAAAGGCGGGAAGCATTTTTACAGTTCAAGACTGAGCTTAATAACAATGAATCTCCAATTGATTTGATTAAGGATTTTTTCAGGAGTATTGCTGCTGCTGATAAGCAAACACATCTGCAAGGTTGTCTTATTTCAAATACAGTAACAGAGATGACTTTTGTTGATATTGATCTTGAAAATGAAGCAATAGCAATTTTAAAAGATGTGGAGAAAATGTTTGCTGCAGCTATTGAAAAAGGACAGCGGGATGGTCATATCAAAAATCAAACTGATCCGCTTATTCTGGGCAGATACCTTGTCACATTCTGGAATGGGTTGAATGTGACCAGGAGAATGTATCCAGACAATAAAGTTCTCCAAAAACAGATTGAAATGCAGCTGGATATCATCAGTTGA
- a CDS encoding helix-turn-helix domain-containing protein: protein MPQETSLEEFYQKVTATLPVDINREIGHFNVFEIDKLFDKKTGTRIMPYSRRAYYKISLIRGKNRAEYADKVIEIPESALLFATPRIPYHWVAHDDDQTGLFCIFTAEFLAKNKVGIALDDLPIFQPGELPIFQLSAEESAALEIIFRKMHREMDSSYIYKYDLIRNFVMEVIHYGQKLQPISPFHVVQNAAERITSLFVELLERQFPIETSGQRLMLRTAKDYADRLAVHVNHLNKVLKESSGQTTTSIITLRVIQEAKILLKQTDWSISDISYSLGFDDLAHFSNFFKKQTAITPIAFRS, encoded by the coding sequence ATGCCACAAGAAACGTCTTTAGAAGAATTTTATCAAAAAGTTACGGCCACTCTTCCTGTAGATATCAACAGGGAGATTGGCCATTTCAATGTTTTTGAAATTGATAAGCTATTTGATAAAAAAACCGGTACCCGGATTATGCCTTATAGTAGAAGGGCTTATTATAAGATTAGTTTGATCAGGGGAAAAAACAGGGCCGAATATGCTGATAAAGTAATTGAGATCCCGGAAAGTGCCCTTCTTTTTGCGACACCAAGAATACCTTACCATTGGGTCGCCCATGATGATGACCAGACCGGTCTTTTCTGCATTTTTACAGCAGAATTCCTGGCTAAAAATAAGGTCGGGATTGCGCTGGACGACTTGCCTATATTCCAGCCCGGGGAATTGCCCATCTTTCAGCTTTCAGCAGAAGAGAGCGCAGCGCTTGAAATTATTTTCAGAAAAATGCACAGGGAAATGGACTCCAGTTATATTTATAAATATGACCTGATCCGTAACTTCGTAATGGAAGTGATCCATTACGGGCAAAAGCTACAGCCTATATCTCCATTCCATGTGGTACAAAATGCAGCAGAAAGAATCACTTCATTATTTGTAGAACTATTAGAAAGGCAATTTCCAATTGAAACTTCGGGGCAAAGATTGATGCTCCGGACGGCTAAGGATTATGCAGACCGGCTGGCTGTCCATGTAAACCACCTGAATAAAGTATTGAAGGAAAGTTCTGGCCAGACTACGACCAGTATTATTACACTGCGGGTAATTCAAGAGGCGAAGATCTTGCTGAAGCAAACTGACTGGAGTATTTCGGACATTAGTTATAGCCTGGGGTTTGATGATTTAGCCCACTTTTCAAACTTTTTCAAAAAGCAAACCGCTATTACACCGATTGCCTTTCGCTCGTAA
- a CDS encoding MFS transporter, with amino-acid sequence MSNILSAVTPSFSFLLFARALPAILHPVFWSIALAVAAGSVPSEQSPKAVSVVFGGLTLATVFGIPMATFIAEMFNWRASFFLSAVINIISFLSIWIFLPFIPISNVKIKTSYWRILGNRKLLLSLLLACLMIAAMFSTYGYMADYLKNVTHMNGSEIGLMLLIFGITGIAGNYFSGKFLSKNIERTTLLFMLSLLGIHSLTYFLGANYNFMILVIVFWGFIHAGGFLISNVNITSSVSEAPEFINSIFTSCGNLAVTIGSTVGGLAIVNIGIHQLPWTSIILLGLSLLVFTLKNLTKK; translated from the coding sequence ATTTCCAATATACTTTCAGCTGTTACGCCTTCATTTTCATTTTTACTTTTTGCCCGTGCACTACCTGCTATTTTACATCCGGTTTTCTGGTCCATCGCCCTGGCCGTTGCTGCAGGATCTGTTCCTTCAGAACAGTCACCTAAAGCTGTTAGCGTCGTATTTGGTGGGCTAACATTGGCAACAGTTTTCGGGATACCGATGGCAACATTTATAGCAGAAATGTTTAATTGGAGAGCCTCTTTCTTCTTATCTGCAGTTATCAATATCATTTCATTTTTATCAATCTGGATTTTTCTTCCTTTTATCCCCATTTCCAATGTTAAAATCAAAACTTCCTATTGGAGAATACTAGGTAACCGGAAGCTGTTATTAAGTCTTTTATTAGCCTGCCTGATGATTGCCGCCATGTTCTCTACTTACGGATACATGGCTGACTATTTGAAAAATGTAACCCATATGAATGGTTCAGAAATTGGATTAATGTTGTTGATATTTGGCATAACCGGCATTGCAGGGAATTACTTTTCCGGCAAATTTTTAAGCAAAAATATAGAAAGAACTACCTTACTTTTTATGTTATCACTGTTAGGAATCCATAGCTTAACATATTTTCTGGGGGCTAATTATAACTTTATGATACTGGTCATCGTATTTTGGGGATTCATCCATGCAGGTGGCTTTCTGATTAGCAATGTAAATATCACTTCTTCAGTTTCAGAAGCCCCTGAATTCATCAATAGTATTTTCACTTCATGCGGAAATCTTGCCGTAACAATCGGCTCAACAGTTGGCGGATTAGCGATCGTGAACATTGGTATTCATCAGCTACCCTGGACAAGTATTATTTTGCTTGGTTTATCATTGTTGGTATTCACCTTAAAAAACCTCACAAAAAAGTGA
- a CDS encoding DEAD/DEAH box helicase: MPFKSLGLSPALLIALIDQKFTVPTPIQQTAIPAILNKKDVLAIAKTGSGKTASYVLPLLMNLQQTLGVKNRHANVLVLVPTRELAEQVKEVFQTFSKAIPEPVKTLAVYGGVSINPQMMAMQGVNVLVATPGRLLELVDSKAVHLSSIETLVLDEADKMLNLGFKEEVNKIIALLPEKRQNILLSATLNADLQHIHQILLHDPVVIKIEEEEESLQLINQVGYIVSDEKKGPFLRYLINHHEMKQVLVFASSVKQADAIVNKLRKNNMDAKAIHSKKSQGARTDALTHFKSGKLKVLVATDLMARGIDINFLPFVINYELPRSPKDYVHRIGRTGRADQPGDAISLVSQNELHHFEIIQKKMGKKVELIDSENISLS, encoded by the coding sequence ATGCCTTTTAAATCCCTGGGTTTATCGCCTGCTTTACTCATAGCGCTGATAGATCAGAAGTTTACAGTACCTACTCCTATTCAACAAACAGCTATACCAGCTATACTAAATAAAAAAGATGTCTTAGCCATTGCCAAAACAGGTTCTGGAAAAACTGCAAGTTATGTTTTACCACTTTTAATGAACCTGCAACAAACATTGGGTGTAAAAAACCGCCATGCAAACGTATTGGTCCTGGTGCCTACACGTGAACTTGCTGAACAGGTTAAAGAAGTTTTTCAAACTTTCAGCAAAGCAATTCCTGAGCCTGTTAAAACATTAGCGGTATACGGTGGTGTTTCTATTAACCCTCAAATGATGGCTATGCAGGGTGTAAATGTATTGGTTGCCACACCAGGAAGATTATTGGAACTAGTAGACTCAAAGGCGGTACACTTATCCAGTATTGAAACATTGGTGCTGGATGAAGCAGATAAAATGCTTAACCTGGGATTTAAAGAAGAAGTGAATAAAATCATTGCGCTATTACCTGAAAAGCGTCAAAATATACTATTGTCAGCTACATTGAATGCCGATCTTCAACATATTCACCAAATCTTATTGCATGATCCTGTAGTCATCAAGATAGAAGAAGAAGAGGAATCGCTCCAACTGATCAACCAGGTAGGTTATATCGTTTCGGATGAAAAAAAAGGGCCGTTTTTACGTTACCTGATTAATCATCATGAAATGAAACAAGTACTGGTCTTTGCTTCTTCAGTTAAGCAGGCTGACGCTATTGTCAACAAGCTTCGTAAAAATAACATGGATGCCAAAGCTATTCACAGTAAGAAAAGCCAGGGTGCAAGAACTGATGCCTTAACGCATTTTAAATCAGGCAAACTTAAAGTATTAGTAGCTACAGACTTAATGGCCAGAGGAATTGATATTAATTTTCTTCCTTTTGTGATCAATTACGAATTACCACGGTCACCTAAAGATTATGTTCACCGTATCGGAAGAACTGGTCGTGCAGATCAGCCAGGAGACGCGATTTCGTTGGTTAGCCAGAATGAATTACACCATTTTGAAATCATTCAAAAGAAAATGGGTAAAAAGGTAGAATTAATCGACAGCGAAAATATCTCTTTATCTTAA